One genomic window of Thermococcus indicus includes the following:
- a CDS encoding stage II sporulation protein M, protein MDVLGVKVPRRTLGHLLLVFLLSALGGYWAGAASPDTALEAVRKIIEQIGPISDSSFHNFIKIFTNNSMVALLTFISGLFFGLGPWFIMAFNGFVVGLVVLAVHRMGGMPMGQILLGLVPHGVVEIPAIALAGVAGIVWYREIISGEGEGGERFRRGAVKGLKLFALSVLLLFVAALIEAYVTPRVAGL, encoded by the coding sequence ATGGACGTGCTCGGTGTGAAGGTTCCGAGGAGAACCCTGGGGCACCTGCTGCTGGTGTTCCTGCTCTCCGCCCTCGGAGGATACTGGGCTGGAGCCGCCAGTCCGGACACGGCCCTCGAGGCAGTTCGGAAGATAATCGAGCAAATCGGGCCTATCTCAGACTCCAGCTTCCACAACTTCATCAAAATATTCACCAACAACTCGATGGTGGCACTCCTCACATTCATTTCGGGCCTTTTCTTCGGTCTCGGCCCGTGGTTTATAATGGCCTTCAACGGCTTCGTCGTTGGACTGGTGGTGCTTGCGGTTCACCGGATGGGCGGGATGCCGATGGGGCAGATACTCCTCGGCCTGGTGCCCCACGGCGTCGTCGAGATACCCGCGATAGCCCTCGCCGGCGTCGCCGGTATCGTCTGGTACAGGGAGATAATCTCAGGAGAAGGTGAGGGTGGAGAAAGGTTCAGAAGGGGGGCAGTTAAAGGCCTGAAGCTTTTCGCCCTGTCAGTTCTGCTCCTTTTCGTCGCGGCCCTCATTGAGGCCTACGTAACCCCCAGGGTTGCGGGTCTCTGA
- a CDS encoding lipoate protein ligase C-terminal domain-containing protein: MKHHVGEHKAKKGLIRIEFDERDGRAEHVRITGDFFMHPEEAVHELEQKLEGHGIDELEHLMDEFFAMRMDIEMPYVNIEDFKIALKNALKE, encoded by the coding sequence ATGAAACACCATGTGGGCGAGCACAAGGCGAAGAAGGGACTCATCAGGATAGAGTTCGATGAGAGGGACGGCAGGGCCGAGCACGTCAGGATCACGGGAGATTTCTTCATGCATCCCGAGGAGGCGGTCCATGAGCTGGAGCAAAAGCTCGAGGGGCACGGGATCGACGAGCTGGAGCACCTCATGGACGAGTTCTTTGCCATGAGGATGGACATTGAGATGCCCTACGTAAACATCGAGGACTTCAAAATCGCGCTCAAAAACGCGCTGAAGGAGTGA